CGCAGGACTTCGCGTTCGTCGTGCGGCGGCTGCTCAAGGACAAGAGCTGGCAGGACGTCGAGCGGATCGCCGTCGGCGGCGGAATGCGCGGCCACCGCATCGGCGAGCTGGCCATCGGCCGGCTCTCCGCCCTCCTCAAGGCCGAAAAGATCGACGTCGAGATCGTACCCATCGACAGCGATCCGGACGATGCCGGACTCTTGGGCGCCGTCCAGCTCGCGCCCGAATGGGTCTTCAAGGGCCATAACGCCCTCGTCGCAGTGGATATCGGCGGCACCAATATGCGTGTCGGCCTCGTCGCGTTCGACTTGAAGAAGGCGCCCGGCTTCGGCGACGCCGCCGTGACGGAACGCGAGATCTGGTGCCATGCCGACGACGACGTCACGCGCGACGCCGCGGTGGGCTCGCTCGTGGAGATGATCGGCGACATCATCCGGCGCGCGGAAAAGGCCCAGCTCAGGCTGGCGCCCTTCATCGGCATCGGCTGCCCGGGCATCATCGAGCCGGACGGCTCGATCGATCGCGGGACACAGAACCTGCCGGGCAATTGGGCCAGCGCGCGTTTCAACCTTCCTCAGCGCATCGTCGAGGCGATACCGCTCATCGGCGAGGACGACACGCAGGTGGCACTTCACAACGATGCCGTCGTGCAAGGGTTGAGCGAAACGGCAACCATGACGGATGTGCAACGGTGGGGAATCCTCACCTTGGGCACTGGTCTGGGCAATGCCTCTTTTGTGAACCGCAAGCCGCACAAAACGAAGGCAAAGTAGCGCCCGTCAACCTGTCTCCACCTCGGCTGCGACAACTTACTCCGTTCGATTCAATACCAGGGCAGCTGTTTCGCGCTCCAGCGGATGAACGGTTGGCGAGACCGCGCGTTTTGCACTGCGGAACCAAAGTTGCTTGGAAACCATGCGCGTTCTTTTCGCCACGCCGGAGATGGAAGACTTCATAAGCGTCGGAGGCCTTGCTGCCGTATCCGCGGCGCTGCCGCGTGCTTTGGCGCCGTTCGGCGAGGTCCGTGTGATCATTCCCGGCTACCGCGAGGTGCTCCGCCATCTTGCCCCTTTGGAGATCATAGCGACATGCCGCGAAAGCGCCGGGCTTCCCGCCTGCACGCTCGGGCTAGCCAAGACCGCGGACGGCCTGCCGGTCTATGCGGTGATCTGTCCTGAATTGTACGAACGCGACGGCGGCCCCTACGGCGACGCTCAGCAACGCGACTGGCCCGACAACGACATCCGGTTCGCCCGTTTTGCGTCGGCGGCCGCCCAACTTGCGTCGGGACTGCTCGACCCGCACTGGCGGCCGGATGTTGTCCACTGCAATGATTGGCAATCGGCGCTGATCCCCGCCTACCTGGCGTGGAGCGGCGCGGATGTCCCCACCGTGCTGACCATCCACAATCTGGCCTATCAGGGATTGTTCGACCGCACCGCCGCGCGCCGGATCGGCGCGCCGGAGAGCGCGTTCCACATCGACGGCCTGGAATTCTACGGCAAGACCTCGTTCCTGAAGGCCGGCCTGATCTACGCCACGCATCTCACCACGGTGAGCGCGACCTATGCCCGCGAGATCACGACGCCCGAACATGGCTGCGGCCTGGAAGGCCTGCTGCGGCGCAGAGCGGACGCCCGGCAGCTGAGCGGGATCCTGAACGGCATCGACGAGAGCTGGGATCCGCGTACCTGTCCGGCGCTGGCGGCGCCTTTCGCGGTCGGCGAATGGGATGGGAAGACCGTCAATGCCGATCACGTGCGCAAGGAATTCGGATTGGCGCTGTCGCGCGGTCCGCTTTTCGGCCTGGTGGCACGACTCGTCCATCAAAAGGGCGTGGACCTTGTCCTCGCGGCGGCGGATACGATCGTCAAGGCCGGCGGCCAGATCATCGTTACCGGCAAGGGCGAGACCGAGTTCGAAGAAGCCCTGAAAGACGTCGAGCGTCGCAACCCCGACAGCATCGCCGCCGCGATCCGCTTCGACGATGGCGAGGCGCGGCGCATTTTCGCCGGCAGCGATTTCACCTTGATGCCGTCGCGGTTCGAGCCCTGTGGCCTCAGCCAGATGTATGCGCAGCGCTTCGGCTCGCTGCCCATCGGACGCCAGACCGGCGGACTTTCGGAGACCATTGTCGACGGCGAGACCGGCTTCCTGTTCTCGGAGCCTTCGACGGAATCCCTGCTCGAGGGGATCTCCCGGGCCTTCGCGACCTTTCGGACGAAGGAACGCCTGAACCGGATGCGCGAGCGGGCGATGTCCCAGCCCTTCGGCTGGCAGCATTCGGCGCGAAACTATGGGCAGATTTACGAGAGCGTGGCCGCCTAACCGCCGCACCCATCGATCGGCGTCATCCGCATGTCCCTGCGCTGCGACGGCGTCACTTGGTCCTGCTCGGATAGGCGAACGTCCAATGCGCCCTGATCGGCTTCCACCACGCAGGAACGCCGGTCGCCTTGTCGACGTGGCGGATGAAGCCGTTGGCCGACGGCGGGGAAATCTCATACGTGAGCTGGTAAGTACCCGGTCCGTCCATGACGACGTTGTTGGCGTAGTGCGGCCCGTCACCGGCCGTCATCGGCGCCAGCGTTCCGGTCTTCTTGAACTTGGCGCCCACCTTGGTGAGCGTATAGCGGATGGTGAGATAAGGTATCCACGCATCCTCGGAGAACCCGTGTTTCTCGTCCGCGGTGGCGTGAACATCCGCTTCCAAATGCACCGAATTCGGCCCCATCGCGCCGCCCGGCGGCATGCGATCCATCTCGATCCCGACCAGGTAATTCGGAACGATCTGCAGACCGTCCGCCACGACGGGCTCGCCGACATAGAATTCGCCGGCTTGCGCCGTGGACAGCAGTCCGCCGAACAGAAATCCTAGTGAAACCGCGATTGTCCTGCGCATGTCGTCCTCCTGGATGGATGCAGATGATGTTACGCCGATGCGGCGGCCTGGAAAGCTCCGTGCAGGCATCGAATCGTCGCGCCGAGCGGCGCGGCAAGCGCCGCCCAGGCCAGAATGCGCGCCAAGTTGTTGTCGACCAGCAGCGCGTCCAGCAACCCGAACAGCGTGAGGCCGGCAAGCAGGAGCGGCATGCGCCACAGGACAGCGGCCTTTGTGGGTGGTGCGTTCATCGGGCTACTCCGCAGGCGCGGGCACAAGCTCGCCCGTCGCATCGGTCCTGACGGAACGGCCGAAACGCTTGGCCGCCCAGAGATAGAGGCCGCTGCCGAGGACCGCGATGGCGACCATGTCGAACAGCGCCCAGAGGATCTTGAGCGGCAATCCGCCGTAATCGCCGAAGTGCAGCGGGCGCGATATTTCCACGGCCCGGAGATAGGCCGGCAGGGCGACGACGCGCGCGACCCGCCCGGTCCGCGCATCGACCAGCACCGGCGTCATCAGGCGCGCGGTGAGCGGCGACGCGCCCTTGGTCCAGACGACATAGTGCAACGGACTGCCGTCGACATGCGTCGGCATCGTGATGGACGAGACGGCAGAACCGGGCATGGCGTGCAACGCCGCGTCTACGGCACTTTGAATCGACGTCGTGGGCGTGACGACCGGCAGCTTGTCATAGCCTGCGAGCATCTTTGCGACATCGGTGATCTCCCACAGACCGAACAACGGCGTGGAGAGCGTGTTCATCAGCCCCGTGAAGCCCACGACCAGCAGCCAGGCGGCGACGACGATGCCCAGGACGTTGTGCAGATCGAGCCAGAGCAAGCGATTGCTGCCGGCATTGCGCACCGTGCCGAACGGGGCGCGCCGGGCGAACGGCGCATAGAGCACGACGCCGGACGCCAGCGCGGCGAGGAACAGCAACGCCATCACGGCGAGGAAGAGGTCGCCCGGAAGCCCGAGAAAGAGCTCCGCATGCAGGATGCGAGCGAAGGTGAGAAAAGCGTCCGCGCCGCCGCCTGCCGGATGCAGGGAGTCCCGCAGCACGACGCCCGTATGCGCGTCCATCGTCAAGACGTGATTGGCGGCGTTCGGCGCATCGATGGACGGCGCAAGGACCGCAAAGACCTGCGGCGCATCGTCGTCGAGAAAGAGGCTGCGCAAAGCGTCCTGCGGATATCGCCCGCGCGCGGCCTGCGCGAAACGGTCGAGCGGAAGGACTGGCTTCCCGGCGACGGCCGCCGCCGGCACCGGCCCGCCGGGAAACGCGTCCTCGAGCTCGTCCTGGAAGATGAGCGGCAGCCCTGTCAGGCAAAGCATCAGCAGGAACGCCGTGCAGACGAGGCTTGTCCAGGTGTGGACAAAGCGCCAGGCCCCCAGGGCACGCGTACCGGACAAAGCTCGAAACCCAAGCAAACCGCGACAAACTCAATATTGCAATTGACTCTCAATATCAATAGAGACAGCGTAGTTGCGATCCATTCTCAACAAGAGGGGCTTATGCGTATCAGGATATGGGGGACATGGGCGGGTGCGGCGCTGCTGGGAACGGGGAGCCTGCTGCGCGGCGGCGCGGCCCTTGCGCAGGACATTCGCGACAAGGATTCGAAGATCGAGACCGTCGTCGTCACGGGAAGCCTGCTGACCAGCCATTCGACGACCGGCAGCAAGACAGACACGCCGATCATCCAGACGCCACAGTCGATCTCGGTGATCAACCGAAACCAGATCACGCTGCAGAACCCACAGGATATCAGCCAGGCGATCGGCTACTCGGCCGGCGTGACGCCGGCGATGTTCGGCTACGATCCGCGCTTTCCGCAGTTCCAGGTGCGCGGCTTCAGTGAGTTCTACAACGGCGTCTTCCAGGACGGCACGCGCCTTTTCGCCAGCGACTTCATCGGTCCGCTGCTGGAACCTTATGGCCTCGAACAGATCGATATCCTGCGCGGTCCGACCTCGGTGCTCTACGGCCAGAACGCACCGGGCGGCCTGGTCAATATCGTCTCCAAGCGTCCGCAGGCCGACGCCTTTGCGGAGCTTCAGCTTCAGCTGGGCAACTACGACCGCTATGACGGTCGCTGGGATCTGAACGCGCCGCTGACCGACGACGGCACGGTGCTGGCGCGGCTGACCGGCGTCTATCGCCAGTCCGGCACGCAATACGTCAATGTGCCCGATGACGAAACCTACATCGCGCCGGCGCTGACCTGGAAGCCGCGCGCCGGCACTTCGCTCACCATCCTCGCGAGCTATCAGCGCGTCTCGGGCGGCGAATCGGAAGAGGCGTTCGACCGGGCGGTGCTGCCGCCCGGCTATCCGCAGTCGATCTGGCGCTTCGATCCCCTGTTCAACACCTCGACGCAGCAAACCTTCGCCATCGGCTACCAGTTCGACCAGGTCCTGGCCGACGACTGGAACCTGCACCAGTCGTTCCGTTACACGGATTCGCGCGCGAATTTGCTCACCGTCAATCCGCTGTATTTCGACAGCGCCACGACGCTCGCGATGGAGGCCGAGCATCTGACCAATACGCTCGATGCCGTCACGCTCGACACCAATGTCACGGGCAAGGCCGAGACCGGCCCGGTGAAGCACACGCTGATCTTCGGCGTGGACTATCAGAACGATCCGTTTTCGGCGCTCGATCTGGTCGGCGATGCCCCCGATGCCGATTACTTCGCGTTGTCCTACAACCTGCCCATCGCCCCGCCGACTACCGTGTCGTCGTCGGTGCATCAAGGCGCCAGTCAAGTCGGTGTCTATGCGCAGGACCAGATGGCGTTCGACGATCACTGGTTCCTGACGGCTGGGCTGCGCCAAGACTGGTCGTCGATCAAGACCGTCAACTACGCCGGCGCCTTCTTCGGCACCGCGCCGGCGCAGCAGGATGACGGCGCGCTCACCGGCCGCGCCGGCCTCGTCTATGTCTCCGATATCGGTCTGGCCCCCTATGTGAGCTATTCGACGTCTTTCGTGCCCCAATCGGGCACCGATTTCTTCGGCAAGCCGTTCAGCCCGCTCACCGGCCGGCAATATGAAGCGGGCATCCGCTACATGCCCAAGGGCGGCTGGATCAGCGCAACGCTGTCGCTCTACGACCTCACCGAGCAGCATGTCCTGAGCGCCGATCCCGATATCGCGCACAATGGCTTCCAGGTGGAGACCGGCGAGGAACGCTCGCGCGGCATCGAGTTCGAGACCGTCGTGACTCCCCTCCCCGGCCTGAACGTCACGGGCGCTTATACCTATGACGACGTGCGCATCACCGAGTCCACCGATCCGACCGAGATCGACCGTCAGCCGGCCAACACGCCGCCCACCCAAGTCTCGCTGTTCGGCGACTACACGTTCCAGGATGGCGCCTTGCAAGGGTTCGGGCTTGGCGGCGGCATGCGCTATGCCAGCGAAACCTATACCGACACCACCAATACGATCCGCACCGGCAGCCTGACCTTCTTCGACGCCGACGCGCATTACGAAGTCGCGAACTGGCGCATCGCGCTCAACGTCGACAACGTCGCCGACAGCCGGACGCAGCTCTGTTTCGGCCAAGTGTGCCACTTCAGCCGCGGCCGCACCATCATCGGCAGCCTCACGCGGCACTTCGAGTAAGAGGATCACGGCATGACGATCACGCAGCGAGACTTCCCCGCCTATGTTCCGCCGCCGGCCTATCCCGACGACGCGCCGCTATCGGGGCTGTGCACGGCAGAACTCGTGCTGGTCGCGTCTCTCCGCCTGTTCGCCTTGGCGCATTGCGACCCGGAGGGTGGACATGACTGGCGCGGCGGTCTCCTGGCGTCCGGCGCCGGCTGCTGCGCAGTGCCGGCGTTCGATGCGCTGTTCGGCATCGTCGGTGCGGCCGGCCGACGCCCGCTCGACGTCCGCTGCCGTCATTGTCCGCATCTGAGCCGCGATGAAGGCCGCCTGCTCCAGATCGTGAGCCTGCTGCAACACGGCCGCATGTTCGATGCCCGCGACGTGCTGGCGGACTGGCTGCCGCCGGCCGTGGTGCGGCTCGCCATCCTTCCCGCAAAAGGCCTCGCGTCGGCTTTGGCACGTGCGCGCTTGCTCGTGCCATTGCGCGAGAGCCCGCGGACTTCGACCCATCACGCCTGCCGCCAGACCCATCATGGCTCCGCCCTGGTGCACTGAAGCGGCAGGCGTTCAGCACGACAACGGCAAAATCGACGCGAGGCTGTCCCATGGCTCCGCCATCTTCGAATCCCATCGCCGATCGGCGGATCGACGCGGTTCTGCAGCGCCTGCACCGCCGGGCCACCCGGCAATTGCCGGGGCTGGTCGTCCATTTGGCGTTGGAGGCCCTGAAGGAGCTGGTAGGCGGCCCGCGGCCTGTCGAGGCGGCGTATTATCGCGACAAGCTGATCCCGATCGATCGCGGCCAAGGCTGGCTGATCTACACGCTCTGCCGCGCCCAGCAGGCCCGGCGTGTCGTCGAGTTCGGAACTTCCTATGGCGTCTCCACGCTCTACCTTGCCGCGGCGATGCGCGATCAAGGCGCCGGTCTCGTCATCGGGACGGAGATCGACGCCGAGAAAGCGCGGCACGCGCGAAGCCATTTTGCGGAGGCCGGCGTTGCAGACCTGATCGACCTGCGAGAGGGCGACGCGCTCGAAACCCTCAAAGACTGCGGCGGTCCCGTCGATTTTCTCCTGGTCGACGGCTTTCCCAAGCTCGCCAGGCCCATCATCGAGCTGATGGCGCCGCAACTGCGCAAGGGCGCGATCGTCATCGCCGACAATGTGGGACATTTTCCCAAGACCTTTGTTGACTATCTGGACTTCGTGCGACGCCCGGCAAACGGCTTCGTCTCGACCCTGCTGCCGCTGCGCGGCGGAACGGAATTTTCCGTGAAGATCTGACCGGTGCGCGGATGCG
The nucleotide sequence above comes from Rhizomicrobium sp.. Encoded proteins:
- a CDS encoding ROK family protein, with translation MCGHGSLRLPKVDIVSYNIELKDSGGFLGDRASKKALAAILDKARKPLIKEGRDPFGERPSTEIGKKELDKALETGDAETAGLVHTIVEDFSQDFAFVVRRLLKDKSWQDVERIAVGGGMRGHRIGELAIGRLSALLKAEKIDVEIVPIDSDPDDAGLLGAVQLAPEWVFKGHNALVAVDIGGTNMRVGLVAFDLKKAPGFGDAAVTEREIWCHADDDVTRDAAVGSLVEMIGDIIRRAEKAQLRLAPFIGIGCPGIIEPDGSIDRGTQNLPGNWASARFNLPQRIVEAIPLIGEDDTQVALHNDAVVQGLSETATMTDVQRWGILTLGTGLGNASFVNRKPHKTKAK
- the glgA gene encoding glycogen synthase GlgA; translation: METMRVLFATPEMEDFISVGGLAAVSAALPRALAPFGEVRVIIPGYREVLRHLAPLEIIATCRESAGLPACTLGLAKTADGLPVYAVICPELYERDGGPYGDAQQRDWPDNDIRFARFASAAAQLASGLLDPHWRPDVVHCNDWQSALIPAYLAWSGADVPTVLTIHNLAYQGLFDRTAARRIGAPESAFHIDGLEFYGKTSFLKAGLIYATHLTTVSATYAREITTPEHGCGLEGLLRRRADARQLSGILNGIDESWDPRTCPALAAPFAVGEWDGKTVNADHVRKEFGLALSRGPLFGLVARLVHQKGVDLVLAAADTIVKAGGQIIVTGKGETEFEEALKDVERRNPDSIAAAIRFDDGEARRIFAGSDFTLMPSRFEPCGLSQMYAQRFGSLPIGRQTGGLSETIVDGETGFLFSEPSTESLLEGISRAFATFRTKERLNRMRERAMSQPFGWQHSARNYGQIYESVAA
- a CDS encoding iron transporter, giving the protein MRRTIAVSLGFLFGGLLSTAQAGEFYVGEPVVADGLQIVPNYLVGIEMDRMPPGGAMGPNSVHLEADVHATADEKHGFSEDAWIPYLTIRYTLTKVGAKFKKTGTLAPMTAGDGPHYANNVVMDGPGTYQLTYEISPPSANGFIRHVDKATGVPAWWKPIRAHWTFAYPSRTK
- a CDS encoding PepSY domain-containing protein; its protein translation is MSGTRALGAWRFVHTWTSLVCTAFLLMLCLTGLPLIFQDELEDAFPGGPVPAAAVAGKPVLPLDRFAQAARGRYPQDALRSLFLDDDAPQVFAVLAPSIDAPNAANHVLTMDAHTGVVLRDSLHPAGGGADAFLTFARILHAELFLGLPGDLFLAVMALLFLAALASGVVLYAPFARRAPFGTVRNAGSNRLLWLDLHNVLGIVVAAWLLVVGFTGLMNTLSTPLFGLWEITDVAKMLAGYDKLPVVTPTTSIQSAVDAALHAMPGSAVSSITMPTHVDGSPLHYVVWTKGASPLTARLMTPVLVDARTGRVARVVALPAYLRAVEISRPLHFGDYGGLPLKILWALFDMVAIAVLGSGLYLWAAKRFGRSVRTDATGELVPAPAE
- a CDS encoding TonB-dependent siderophore receptor, producing MRIRIWGTWAGAALLGTGSLLRGGAALAQDIRDKDSKIETVVVTGSLLTSHSTTGSKTDTPIIQTPQSISVINRNQITLQNPQDISQAIGYSAGVTPAMFGYDPRFPQFQVRGFSEFYNGVFQDGTRLFASDFIGPLLEPYGLEQIDILRGPTSVLYGQNAPGGLVNIVSKRPQADAFAELQLQLGNYDRYDGRWDLNAPLTDDGTVLARLTGVYRQSGTQYVNVPDDETYIAPALTWKPRAGTSLTILASYQRVSGGESEEAFDRAVLPPGYPQSIWRFDPLFNTSTQQTFAIGYQFDQVLADDWNLHQSFRYTDSRANLLTVNPLYFDSATTLAMEAEHLTNTLDAVTLDTNVTGKAETGPVKHTLIFGVDYQNDPFSALDLVGDAPDADYFALSYNLPIAPPTTVSSSVHQGASQVGVYAQDQMAFDDHWFLTAGLRQDWSSIKTVNYAGAFFGTAPAQQDDGALTGRAGLVYVSDIGLAPYVSYSTSFVPQSGTDFFGKPFSPLTGRQYEAGIRYMPKGGWISATLSLYDLTEQHVLSADPDIAHNGFQVETGEERSRGIEFETVVTPLPGLNVTGAYTYDDVRITESTDPTEIDRQPANTPPTQVSLFGDYTFQDGALQGFGLGGGMRYASETYTDTTNTIRTGSLTFFDADAHYEVANWRIALNVDNVADSRTQLCFGQVCHFSRGRTIIGSLTRHFE
- a CDS encoding class I SAM-dependent methyltransferase, with protein sequence MAPPSSNPIADRRIDAVLQRLHRRATRQLPGLVVHLALEALKELVGGPRPVEAAYYRDKLIPIDRGQGWLIYTLCRAQQARRVVEFGTSYGVSTLYLAAAMRDQGAGLVIGTEIDAEKARHARSHFAEAGVADLIDLREGDALETLKDCGGPVDFLLVDGFPKLARPIIELMAPQLRKGAIVIADNVGHFPKTFVDYLDFVRRPANGFVSTLLPLRGGTEFSVKI